One stretch of Verrucomicrobiia bacterium DNA includes these proteins:
- a CDS encoding type II toxin-antitoxin system VapB family antitoxin — MRITVDIDDSEMKRIQQYTGQKKKSPAVSQALADYLKSQERRRFVAKVLAGKTDYSATNEELEAQDRYETR, encoded by the coding sequence ATGCGAATAACTGTTGATATTGATGATTCTGAAATGAAAAGGATTCAGCAGTATACTGGTCAGAAAAAGAAGTCTCCGGCGGTCAGTCAAGCCCTCGCTGATTACTTGAAATCCCAAGAACGCCGTCGATTTGTAGCCAAAGTGTTGGCGGGAAAAACGGATTATTCGGCCACCAATGAGGAGTTGGAAGCGCAGGATCGTTATGAAACTCGTTGA
- a CDS encoding PIN domain-containing protein, which produces MKLVDTSLWVEFLRRKGDAQIKNLMGQWLQDDLIAYTCPIQFELLCGVRSNERSDLDAALKFSHHLPFRTADWVAAAELEARFKSKGLNIPRNDLFVAVVAIRESLPLCCRDQHFSAMSKICGEQLKVEQY; this is translated from the coding sequence ATGAAACTCGTTGATACGTCCTTGTGGGTGGAGTTTCTGCGCCGAAAAGGTGATGCCCAGATCAAAAACTTGATGGGCCAATGGCTGCAGGACGACCTCATCGCCTATACTTGCCCTATCCAGTTCGAACTGCTTTGTGGAGTTCGCAGTAATGAACGGTCAGATTTGGATGCTGCATTGAAGTTTAGTCATCATTTGCCATTCAGAACGGCAGATTGGGTGGCTGCAGCAGAGCTGGAAGCCCGCTTTAAGTCCAAAGGGCTCAACATACCTCGAAATGATTTGTTTGTAGCGGTGGTGGCAATCAGGGAATCTTTGCCCTTGTGCTGCCGCGACCAGCATTTCTCGGCCATGTCCAAGATTTGTGGTGAGCAATTGAAAGTTGAGCAGTATTAA
- the rlmN gene encoding 23S rRNA (adenine(2503)-C(2))-methyltransferase RlmN has protein sequence MKDVKTDIKALTRDEIAAKFTEMGEPAYRVDQLLNWLYVRRAPSWDAMSNLPKTLRAKLAEVFTLNTHKISRKQGSRDTTQKFLWQLQDGALIESVLIPANPSLYGERSDRHTLCVSTQVGCAYGCKFCASGLEGWKRNLRPDEIVEQIIATERWHDDQPEEMEQVDGTPKAERVVNNLVIMGMGEPLSNYDNLLKALRLLNASWGGGIGARKITISTSGLAPQIRKLADEPEQFRLAISLHGATDEVRNRIMPVNKKYPVAELAAACDYYQQRKSKMITLEYILIAGVNDMLSETRPLAALAKRLHAKVNLIPYNKVDGLEWIRPEEDVQEAFLAALEEQDVIATLRREKGHDIDAACGQLRLKTEREMKAQSIE, from the coding sequence GTGAAAGACGTTAAGACAGATATCAAGGCGCTGACGCGCGATGAGATTGCGGCGAAGTTCACCGAGATGGGTGAACCGGCGTATCGCGTGGATCAGTTGCTGAACTGGCTGTATGTGCGGCGCGCGCCATCGTGGGATGCGATGTCGAATCTGCCGAAGACCTTGCGGGCTAAGTTGGCGGAGGTGTTCACGCTGAACACGCATAAGATATCGCGCAAGCAGGGTTCGCGGGATACGACGCAGAAGTTTTTGTGGCAATTGCAGGATGGGGCGCTCATCGAGAGTGTGCTCATCCCGGCGAATCCTTCGCTCTACGGCGAGCGGAGTGACCGGCATACGTTGTGTGTGTCCACGCAGGTAGGTTGTGCGTATGGGTGCAAGTTCTGCGCGAGCGGGTTGGAAGGGTGGAAGCGCAACTTGAGACCGGATGAGATCGTTGAACAGATCATCGCGACGGAGCGGTGGCATGATGATCAGCCGGAGGAGATGGAGCAGGTAGATGGAACGCCGAAGGCCGAGCGTGTGGTGAATAATCTCGTGATCATGGGCATGGGCGAGCCGCTCTCGAATTACGATAATTTGCTGAAGGCGTTACGTTTGCTCAATGCGTCGTGGGGCGGGGGTATTGGTGCGCGGAAGATCACGATCTCGACGAGTGGTTTGGCACCGCAGATCCGCAAGCTGGCGGATGAGCCGGAGCAATTTCGTTTAGCCATTTCCTTGCATGGGGCGACGGATGAGGTGCGCAACCGCATCATGCCGGTGAATAAGAAATATCCGGTGGCAGAACTGGCCGCAGCGTGTGATTACTACCAGCAGCGCAAGAGCAAGATGATCACGCTGGAGTATATCCTCATCGCCGGTGTGAACGACATGCTGAGCGAGACGAGGCCGCTCGCGGCTCTCGCCAAGCGCCTGCACGCGAAGGTGAATCTCATCCCTTACAACAAGGTGGATGGCTTGGAGTGGATACGGCCGGAAGAGGATGTGCAGGAAGCTTTTCTCGCGGCGTTGGAGGAGCAGGATGTCATCGCGACGCTACGGCGTGAGAAGGGGCATGACATCGACGCGGCGTGCGGGCAATTGCGGCTCAAGACGGAGCGGGAGATGAAAGCGCAGAGTATCGAGTGA
- a CDS encoding HEAT repeat domain-containing protein, giving the protein MNQDEPQSTKPALSLAEAVKRFRAWAAEDHEGEGIGEWECDYEHWSEIYDAFNPALDAPLSPGAIEDILYAIARDNEVEVLRERLTTRPEILIALAPAALVYSEFHARWQIAVSLGEVGSPAALEILRKFIDDPQEYVRRRALIAYAPHRSAESEPIAWAWLSSEEPYSRLAALHVLRDVHSSRWPDAVEMLQGDPCEFVRQRAIEFAAYLDEKHGRAPGEVYPDTTLGIYDVIFWEGDGQPDSIYTVVAPTYLEAVKLAEHHRSEHTLPGSDVSLQANTVSLLGPSALGDVPKILHGPIRETGYTHGDTWLFNTETSKWLRQEDNRKPQQQHAHGAATNDSSSSKEDIHITQSLAQLTGVDWGAPPPSVSSVVQERHTLRRTPLQELSLDALKRLLALDFEEDHLHLIPYCLQRIDKALNAQDDDYLRYCNLLLAVLANEKYDWLAKPELVHQTRNLVNRACHELYRDSDAAEGTNDSLAYYRVLQANIQMQAALYEKLARFEQRFSKIGQ; this is encoded by the coding sequence GTGAACCAAGACGAGCCTCAATCAACAAAACCGGCACTGTCCCTCGCCGAAGCGGTGAAACGTTTTCGCGCCTGGGCCGCTGAGGACCATGAAGGCGAAGGTATCGGCGAATGGGAGTGTGATTACGAACACTGGTCGGAAATCTATGACGCGTTCAACCCGGCATTAGATGCTCCCCTATCGCCCGGAGCTATTGAAGATATTCTTTACGCAATAGCTCGCGACAATGAGGTTGAAGTTCTCCGAGAACGCTTGACCACCCGTCCCGAGATTTTGATCGCCTTGGCTCCCGCCGCGCTTGTTTACTCCGAGTTTCATGCCCGCTGGCAAATTGCAGTCAGTCTAGGTGAGGTTGGCAGTCCAGCCGCCTTGGAGATACTTCGCAAATTTATTGATGATCCCCAAGAATATGTTCGCCGCCGTGCACTGATAGCTTACGCCCCTCATCGTTCCGCTGAATCCGAACCGATCGCTTGGGCATGGCTTTCCTCAGAAGAACCATACTCCCGCTTGGCTGCCTTGCATGTTTTACGCGACGTTCATTCGTCACGATGGCCCGATGCAGTTGAGATGCTACAAGGCGATCCATGCGAATTTGTCCGTCAAAGAGCGATCGAGTTCGCTGCCTATCTGGACGAAAAGCACGGTCGCGCACCCGGCGAAGTGTATCCGGATACTACACTGGGCATCTATGACGTCATCTTTTGGGAAGGTGATGGCCAGCCGGACTCCATCTACACTGTGGTTGCTCCCACCTATCTTGAAGCAGTGAAATTGGCCGAGCACCATCGTTCCGAACACACCTTGCCCGGCTCTGACGTTTCACTTCAGGCCAATACCGTTAGTTTGCTCGGCCCGTCGGCCCTGGGAGATGTGCCCAAAATTCTTCACGGCCCCATTCGTGAAACCGGCTACACCCACGGCGACACTTGGCTTTTCAATACAGAGACAAGCAAATGGTTGCGGCAAGAGGACAATCGTAAACCGCAGCAGCAACACGCTCATGGCGCAGCAACGAATGATTCCAGTTCATCTAAAGAAGATATTCACATCACCCAATCCCTCGCCCAGCTCACCGGCGTCGATTGGGGCGCTCCCCCGCCGAGCGTCAGTTCCGTAGTCCAAGAGCGGCACACTCTTCGTCGCACTCCGTTGCAGGAGTTATCCTTGGATGCCCTCAAACGCTTGCTCGCGCTCGATTTCGAAGAAGACCACCTCCACCTCATCCCTTATTGCCTGCAAAGAATCGATAAAGCCCTGAACGCCCAAGACGACGACTACCTGCGCTATTGCAATCTGTTACTCGCCGTGCTGGCGAATGAAAAATACGACTGGCTCGCAAAACCCGAGTTGGTCCATCAAACCAGAAATTTGGTCAATCGTGCCTGTCACGAGCTCTATCGCGACAGTGATGCTGCTGAAGGAACTAATGATTCGCTAGCATACTACCGTGTGCTGCAAGCCAACATACAGATGCAAGCAGCCCTCTACGAAAAACTGGCCCGGTTCGAACAACGATTTTCCAAAATCGGCCAATGA
- a CDS encoding FAD-dependent oxidoreductase, with amino-acid sequence MHLFRIVASLALATAFCVKAQAAEYDVVVYGGTSAAVIAAVQAKKMGKTTIIVSPDKHLGGLSSGGLGFTDTGNKAVIGGLSREFYHRIWKHYDQADAWKWQKKEQYGGKGQGTPAIDGAERTMWIFEPHAAEKVFESFIKDYEIKVDRDEWLDRAKGVKKEGNRIKSITTLSGKTYTGKMFIDTTYEGDLMAAAGVEYHVGREATSVYDEKWNGIQTGVLHHRHHFGVLKDGISPYVVPGDPKSGVIPRVSKEPPGPFGAGDKRVQAYCFRMCLTDHPENMIPFPKPEGYDPNQYELLLRVYAAGWKETFGKFDDIPNKKTDTNNHGPMSTDNIGMNYDYPEASYEKRKEIIKEHETYQKGWLYFIANDPRVPKDVQAAMKKWGLPKDEFKDNGNWSFQLYIREARRMIGKYVMTENELLKKRPTPESVGMGSYTIDSHNVQRYITPEGFVQNEGDIGVATKGPYEIAYGSLVPKKGQADNLFVPVCVSSSHIAFGSIRMEPVFMILAESAATAAVLAIDGNLAVQDVPYAKLRELLLKQGQILEYKSPEGASNAPEGKGGLEAAKLGGIVVDDAQAKTTGHWTDSAAGKTFVGHGYQHDGNAKDGKFSARFEAKLPKAGKYEVRFAYPVNGNRSSKVPVTVEYAGGKKTITVNQKQAPTIEGAFISLGEFEFAETGAVVVTNEGTDGFVVIDAVQWLAK; translated from the coding sequence ATGCACTTGTTCCGAATTGTAGCTTCTTTGGCTTTGGCGACGGCGTTTTGCGTGAAGGCGCAGGCTGCGGAGTATGATGTGGTGGTGTATGGCGGCACGTCCGCAGCCGTGATCGCGGCGGTGCAGGCGAAGAAGATGGGGAAGACGACGATCATCGTCTCGCCGGACAAGCACTTGGGCGGTCTCTCCAGCGGCGGCTTGGGTTTCACGGATACGGGTAACAAGGCGGTGATCGGCGGGTTGTCGCGCGAATTTTATCATCGCATCTGGAAGCATTACGACCAGGCGGATGCGTGGAAGTGGCAGAAGAAGGAGCAATACGGTGGTAAGGGCCAAGGCACGCCAGCCATTGACGGCGCAGAGCGGACGATGTGGATATTTGAACCGCATGCGGCGGAGAAGGTGTTCGAGAGTTTCATCAAGGATTACGAGATCAAGGTGGATCGCGATGAGTGGTTGGATCGGGCGAAGGGTGTGAAGAAAGAGGGCAACCGAATCAAGTCCATCACGACGTTGAGCGGGAAGACTTACACGGGGAAGATGTTCATTGATACGACGTATGAAGGCGATCTGATGGCGGCGGCGGGTGTGGAGTATCACGTGGGGCGCGAGGCGACGAGTGTTTATGATGAGAAGTGGAATGGCATCCAGACGGGTGTGTTGCATCATCGCCATCATTTCGGTGTGTTGAAGGACGGCATCAGCCCCTATGTGGTGCCTGGTGATCCGAAGAGCGGCGTGATCCCGCGTGTGAGCAAGGAGCCGCCGGGGCCTTTCGGTGCGGGTGACAAGCGCGTGCAGGCTTACTGCTTCCGCATGTGCCTGACAGATCATCCGGAGAACATGATTCCGTTCCCGAAGCCGGAGGGTTATGACCCGAACCAGTATGAATTGCTGTTGCGCGTGTATGCGGCGGGTTGGAAGGAGACGTTCGGCAAGTTTGATGACATTCCGAACAAGAAGACGGATACGAACAATCACGGGCCGATGAGCACGGATAACATCGGAATGAACTATGATTATCCAGAAGCTTCGTATGAGAAGCGCAAGGAGATCATCAAGGAGCATGAAACTTATCAGAAGGGCTGGCTGTATTTCATCGCGAATGATCCGCGAGTACCAAAGGACGTGCAGGCGGCGATGAAGAAGTGGGGCTTGCCAAAGGATGAGTTCAAGGACAACGGCAACTGGTCGTTCCAGCTCTACATCCGCGAGGCGCGCCGGATGATCGGCAAGTATGTGATGACGGAGAATGAATTGCTGAAAAAGCGTCCGACACCGGAATCGGTGGGCATGGGTTCCTACACGATCGATTCGCACAACGTGCAGCGTTACATCACGCCGGAAGGTTTTGTGCAGAACGAAGGTGACATCGGTGTGGCGACGAAGGGGCCGTATGAGATCGCGTATGGTTCATTGGTGCCGAAAAAGGGGCAGGCGGACAATTTGTTCGTGCCGGTGTGCGTGTCGAGCTCGCACATCGCCTTCGGGTCCATCCGCATGGAACCGGTGTTCATGATCTTGGCGGAATCGGCGGCGACGGCGGCGGTGCTGGCGATCGATGGGAACTTGGCAGTGCAAGATGTGCCGTATGCGAAGTTGCGCGAGCTGTTGCTGAAGCAGGGGCAGATCCTGGAATACAAATCGCCGGAAGGTGCGAGCAATGCACCCGAAGGCAAGGGTGGTCTGGAAGCGGCGAAGCTGGGTGGCATCGTGGTGGATGATGCGCAGGCGAAGACGACGGGGCATTGGACGGATAGCGCAGCGGGCAAGACGTTCGTGGGGCACGGTTATCAGCACGATGGCAATGCGAAGGATGGGAAGTTCAGCGCGCGGTTCGAGGCGAAGTTGCCGAAGGCGGGCAAGTACGAGGTGCGGTTCGCGTATCCGGTGAATGGGAATCGCTCGAGCAAAGTACCGGTGACGGTGGAATATGCGGGCGGGAAAAAGACGATCACGGTGAATCAGAAGCAGGCACCGACGATCGAGGGAGCGTTCATCTCGCTGGGGGAATTTGAGTTCGCGGAGACGGGTGCGGTAGTGGTGACGAATGAGGGGACGGATGGGTTTGTGGTGATCGATGCGGTACAGTGGCTGGCGAAGTGA
- a CDS encoding TolC family protein — MTFKSLSHEKAYCLKSLIRKAIIACTPVLCCLPLNAATNEVAGVPVKLEDFLKQVWVRNESLQIRILESAIADERYKAEKGLFEPELVMGADAVDRRRANTEEQRRNLGGIFGGGPSVYNERNKTFTSGIESTAPTGAKVRLGYTLQTFENNVNAAANPHGEWITTVGLTLTQPLLKNGGVTVTTAGIRAAAITSEISFQDYRKNIMEIIGQAEAAYWDLYQTQQQLAVAKESLRIAETLHADNKKRFELGKGAEIEMKVSEAAISERIAIVNEAQQRLQTARSKAATLLSDSWSSMALNMVAADVPNLAKQDYDVMKMTQAAFEQNPAYASLVKQAELEGLRVKVAKNQRMPNLDLKGGYGFSGLAKNPGDSWNAAQDQDFPSWSLGVEFRVPLGGGVKSRHELRAAELRREATARALNGMGINLANTLRSSVFTVESHRSSVELYGQALKANEEVFNTQVARLDAGKVDSREVLDAEEDVFRARLAALETQVRYQKALLELDIITGTMLKERNLDFTQQQLQESTSVLVNGAITTEKYNEFLKTMQMEYDKRRPPIIRTP, encoded by the coding sequence ATGACCTTTAAGTCGCTTAGTCACGAGAAAGCGTATTGCCTTAAATCGCTGATCAGAAAAGCCATTATCGCCTGCACCCCCGTTCTTTGCTGCCTTCCGCTTAATGCGGCAACGAACGAGGTGGCAGGGGTGCCGGTGAAGCTGGAGGATTTTCTCAAGCAAGTTTGGGTGAGAAACGAATCATTGCAGATCCGTATCTTGGAGTCTGCCATCGCGGATGAACGGTACAAGGCCGAGAAAGGACTTTTCGAGCCTGAGCTGGTGATGGGTGCGGATGCAGTGGACCGCAGGCGTGCTAACACGGAGGAGCAACGGCGTAACTTGGGCGGCATCTTCGGCGGTGGTCCGAGCGTTTACAACGAGCGTAACAAGACCTTTACGAGCGGGATTGAGTCTACAGCGCCGACGGGTGCAAAGGTCCGGTTGGGTTATACGTTGCAGACGTTTGAGAACAATGTGAACGCGGCAGCGAATCCGCATGGTGAATGGATCACGACCGTGGGATTAACGCTGACTCAGCCGTTGCTCAAGAACGGCGGTGTGACGGTCACGACCGCTGGCATCCGTGCGGCGGCGATCACCTCGGAGATCTCCTTTCAAGATTACCGCAAGAACATCATGGAGATCATCGGACAGGCGGAAGCCGCCTATTGGGATCTCTATCAGACGCAGCAGCAGCTTGCGGTGGCGAAGGAGTCGTTGCGGATAGCGGAAACACTTCATGCGGACAACAAGAAGCGTTTTGAACTCGGCAAAGGTGCTGAGATCGAGATGAAGGTGTCTGAAGCGGCGATATCGGAGCGTATCGCGATCGTGAATGAAGCGCAGCAGCGTTTGCAGACTGCGCGCAGCAAAGCGGCGACGTTGCTTTCGGATTCGTGGTCGTCCATGGCGTTAAACATGGTCGCCGCCGATGTCCCCAATCTTGCCAAGCAGGATTATGACGTGATGAAGATGACGCAGGCGGCCTTTGAGCAGAACCCGGCGTATGCGTCTTTGGTGAAGCAGGCGGAACTGGAAGGACTGCGGGTGAAGGTGGCCAAAAATCAACGCATGCCTAACTTGGACCTCAAGGGTGGTTATGGTTTCAGCGGGTTGGCGAAGAATCCGGGTGATTCGTGGAATGCAGCGCAGGATCAGGATTTCCCGAGCTGGTCGCTGGGCGTGGAATTTCGTGTGCCATTAGGTGGTGGGGTGAAGAGCCGTCATGAATTGAGGGCGGCGGAGTTGCGTCGCGAAGCCACGGCGCGTGCCTTGAACGGCATGGGCATCAATCTGGCCAACACATTGCGATCTTCTGTTTTCACGGTGGAGAGCCATCGGAGCAGCGTGGAGCTTTACGGGCAGGCATTGAAGGCGAACGAGGAGGTCTTCAACACGCAAGTCGCCCGCCTGGACGCCGGCAAGGTGGACAGCCGGGAGGTGTTGGATGCGGAGGAGGATGTGTTCCGCGCACGTCTGGCGGCATTGGAGACGCAGGTGCGCTATCAAAAAGCGCTGCTGGAGCTGGACATCATCACAGGCACGATGCTGAAGGAGCGTAACTTGGATTTCACCCAGCAACAATTGCAGGAGAGCACCTCCGTGCTGGTGAATGGCGCCATCACGACTGAAAAGTACAATGAGTTTCTCAAGACGATGCAGATGGAGTATGACAAACGTCGTCCGCCGATCATCCGAACCCCCTGA
- a CDS encoding efflux RND transporter periplasmic adaptor subunit, translating to MYLPNQNCEAKVRAGIFAVLLACAVCVTAQAQTTVSGVTEPFLDVLLSAPVAGTVEKRLVKEGEPIKAGQVLIGLKSKQEELEVKRRKMIAESKAELQGAEARVKTSKTDLESTRKLFAATKSVSKDDLDKKELEYQLSVAEAERLKVTEDREALEAEMAAQLLKDRSIISPLTGYAVDIYREVGEDCKAQEPLMRVVDTRQFYFVANVDAKAGYNLKNGDTVQLQIEAGSKMVPVTGKVSFVSPVVDAASGLLRVKVLCENANGQIKPGVAGTMQINAQ from the coding sequence ATGTATCTGCCGAATCAAAACTGTGAAGCCAAAGTAAGGGCGGGAATTTTTGCCGTCCTGCTGGCGTGCGCCGTTTGTGTGACCGCACAAGCCCAAACAACCGTGTCCGGCGTCACCGAACCGTTTCTGGATGTGCTGCTGAGCGCACCGGTAGCGGGGACGGTGGAGAAGCGGCTGGTGAAGGAGGGGGAGCCGATCAAGGCGGGGCAGGTGCTCATCGGATTGAAGAGCAAACAGGAAGAGCTGGAAGTCAAACGCCGCAAGATGATCGCCGAAAGCAAGGCAGAGTTGCAGGGTGCGGAAGCGCGGGTGAAGACGTCAAAGACAGACTTGGAATCCACCCGCAAGCTGTTTGCCGCGACCAAATCCGTCAGCAAAGACGATCTGGACAAGAAGGAGCTGGAATATCAACTCTCTGTAGCAGAAGCGGAGCGCTTGAAAGTAACCGAGGATCGCGAGGCGCTGGAGGCGGAGATGGCGGCTCAATTGCTGAAAGATCGTTCGATCATATCACCTCTGACGGGCTATGCCGTGGATATTTATCGCGAAGTGGGTGAGGATTGCAAAGCACAGGAGCCGCTCATGCGCGTAGTGGACACGCGCCAATTTTATTTCGTGGCCAATGTGGATGCCAAGGCAGGTTACAATCTGAAAAACGGAGACACGGTACAGCTCCAGATCGAGGCAGGCAGCAAGATGGTGCCGGTGACGGGCAAGGTCAGCTTCGTTTCACCCGTGGTGGATGCGGCGAGCGGATTGCTGCGGGTCAAAGTGTTGTGCGAGAATGCCAACGGCCAGATCAAACCGGGCGTGGCGGGCACGATGCAAATCAACGCGCAATAA
- a CDS encoding HlyD family efflux transporter periplasmic adaptor subunit, which produces MSSINPAPAPSTFADEAAKLRQFSGTPQEFWPAYLKLCGEMGGAARAVLIRKDSTDGRWKQLSEWSLPEASAAGLALFRNALLSMADECGAAGVSKRVLAADAKPGPTFPAGVAVRLVLASAQDVCLVALFLPNVSVAELDSVAMRLQLVADIPKSYQELGQTRQSRADAEKLAIVLDTLAEVNAQTRYTAAALALCNSLASRLQCQRVSLGWFENGFIKLQAISRTERFDPKMEAVVAIEKTMEEALDQDDEILWPSPEHYALVNRDHSAFAKENGSSAVCSIPLRQAGKVAGVLTLERAEGEFALTELQQLRLVADQVVNRLADLKRRDRWMGARLAEDVREKLAGFMGPEHTWMKATGIAIALVLVILFLVRPNYRVEANYILRSEEVRYVAAPFNGYLEDVLVRPGDTVKAGQVILRLNRDDLLLEEASAAAEMSRYHRESEKARAGGQLAEMRVALSQYEEAKARLSLVKYRLARSEIKAPFDAVVVEGDLRNRLGAPVELGEAMFRLARTDKLYVEAEVNERDVHEILNKETGEIAFVSQPHKRFPIKVERLEPAATPKDGKNVFLVRCQFEGAPEEWWRPGMSGVCKLNVGNRSLMWIITHRTVDFLRMWFWW; this is translated from the coding sequence ATGAGTTCAATCAATCCTGCGCCAGCGCCGTCCACCTTCGCAGATGAAGCCGCGAAGCTGCGGCAGTTCAGCGGAACCCCACAGGAGTTTTGGCCTGCGTACCTGAAGCTCTGCGGCGAGATGGGCGGAGCTGCGCGAGCGGTCTTGATCCGCAAGGACAGCACGGACGGACGTTGGAAACAGTTGTCCGAATGGTCCTTGCCGGAGGCTTCTGCCGCAGGCTTGGCCCTGTTCCGCAATGCCTTGCTTTCGATGGCGGATGAATGCGGCGCGGCAGGCGTCTCCAAACGGGTGCTGGCTGCGGATGCCAAACCCGGCCCGACTTTTCCCGCCGGTGTGGCGGTGCGTTTGGTGCTGGCTTCTGCCCAGGATGTCTGCCTGGTGGCCCTGTTCCTGCCGAATGTTTCAGTGGCCGAGCTGGATTCTGTGGCCATGCGCTTGCAGCTAGTGGCGGATATCCCCAAATCCTATCAGGAACTGGGCCAGACGCGCCAATCCCGCGCGGATGCCGAGAAGCTCGCTATCGTGCTGGATACGTTGGCGGAGGTGAATGCACAGACACGCTATACGGCGGCGGCGCTGGCCCTGTGCAACAGCCTGGCCTCGCGTCTCCAATGCCAGCGCGTGAGCCTGGGATGGTTCGAAAACGGTTTCATCAAACTGCAAGCCATCAGCCGCACGGAGCGGTTTGACCCGAAGATGGAAGCCGTGGTCGCCATCGAGAAGACGATGGAAGAGGCCCTGGACCAGGATGACGAGATATTGTGGCCATCACCCGAGCACTACGCTTTGGTGAACCGGGATCATAGTGCCTTTGCGAAGGAGAACGGCAGCAGCGCGGTCTGCTCCATTCCGTTACGGCAGGCGGGCAAAGTCGCAGGCGTTCTTACTCTGGAGCGTGCGGAAGGCGAATTTGCGCTCACGGAGTTGCAGCAGTTGCGGCTGGTGGCGGATCAAGTGGTGAACCGGCTCGCGGATCTGAAGCGCCGCGACCGCTGGATGGGTGCGCGACTTGCGGAAGATGTGCGGGAGAAGCTGGCCGGGTTCATGGGGCCGGAGCATACGTGGATGAAGGCGACGGGAATCGCCATCGCGCTCGTGCTGGTGATCCTGTTCCTGGTGCGGCCGAACTATCGGGTGGAGGCAAATTACATCCTCCGCAGCGAAGAGGTCCGATATGTCGCCGCGCCATTCAACGGTTATCTGGAAGACGTGCTGGTGAGGCCTGGTGACACCGTGAAGGCGGGACAGGTCATCTTGCGTCTGAATCGCGACGATTTGTTGCTGGAGGAAGCGAGCGCTGCCGCGGAGATGAGCCGCTACCATCGCGAATCGGAGAAGGCCCGCGCGGGTGGTCAACTGGCGGAGATGCGCGTGGCGCTGTCCCAATATGAAGAGGCCAAGGCGCGGTTGAGCCTGGTGAAATACCGCCTCGCACGTTCGGAGATCAAGGCACCATTTGATGCGGTCGTGGTGGAAGGCGACTTGCGCAACCGCCTCGGCGCACCGGTGGAGCTGGGAGAAGCCATGTTCCGTCTGGCCCGTACGGACAAACTCTACGTGGAGGCCGAGGTGAATGAGCGTGATGTGCACGAGATACTGAACAAGGAGACGGGCGAGATCGCGTTCGTGAGCCAGCCACACAAACGGTTTCCCATCAAAGTGGAACGCCTGGAACCGGCGGCCACGCCGAAGGATGGTAAAAACGTATTCCTCGTACGCTGCCAGTTTGAAGGAGCTCCGGAAGAGTGGTGGAGACCGGGCATGAGCGGTGTTTGCAAATTGAACGTGGGAAATCGCAGCCTGATGTGGATCATCACTCATCGCACAGTGGATTTCTTGAGGATGTGGTTCTGGTGGTAA